The Brassica oleracea var. oleracea cultivar TO1000 chromosome C7, BOL, whole genome shotgun sequence sequence GAAGTGTACCTAGCACTCCTCATAGGGTCAGTTTAGCCAGTGTTTCAAAAGCTGCCGTCTCTAATGCTGCAACGTCAAGGAGGAATTTTACAAAAGCTAACCCAAAGGGGAATCCTGTTAATAAGGCTGCAGATTTTATTCAGGTGTTTGTCCCCAGAGAAGACCCTAGAGTAGAGCAGGCGGCTGAATCCAGAGCAGAACTTGACATTATTGCAAGAACAATGCCTTATTCGTTGCAAGCGGCTGATTCTAGAAGGTCGCCTAGCAGCAAAAATAACCAAGATCTGCCAAACGCTCCGGTTCTTGAAATGTCCGATTCTCAGCCAGTTGAACCAAGTGACATACCGGATAAAAATACATTTCCAAGTGGCAAGGGTGGCATGCGGGGTGCAGCTGAGCGGAGCATCAACGATTTTAGATACAAGAGATATGGCAGGAGTAACTCAAGGTCACGGATGGGTTCACCTCCAAGAAACCACGATGAAAACTGTAAGTTGTTGTGCCTGTTGAGTTTGATAGATGATGTTCTCTGTTCTAAGCTTTTAGTCTTTGTTTCAGATGACTTGGTGGTAAGCCACAAATCAAGTAGAGAACCAAGTCCAACTGAAAGTCGAAAAGGAGGTAAATATTCCGATCCAGCTTTCACCTTCTTATTGAAAATGAGTTGTGGTCCCCTTACTCATGTGTCTTACCATATCAGGAAGATTCCAGACACTCGTCATAAATAGGGAGAGAAGAGGAAGATTTTCCAACTTCGAGGGTCCTGTTTCTAATTTTCCGAGTGGAGGAAATGCGGCGGCTCCTAACATCCACCCTTCAAATATGGTAATAGCCTTAAACTCTTTCTGCTTTCAGGTTGAGATCTTTGATGCTATAACACACTTAACTGTAAAGTAATGAACAAAGTCGTAGCTACTTTTTCTTCTTTATTCAATCTCACATGTTACTGCCTTCAGGGCATCTTAATAGACATACATATTCCTCCGAGATCCAGGTATAATAGATATTGTATTTCCTTCCATGTAGTTCAAGCAGAGAGGAAACCATATGCCAGTTGAACAAGGGATCGAGTCTCCTTCTGAAGATAATATTGTTGAAGACATAATGGGGAAGCACGATCAATTTGTCAGCTCTATGCAGTCTCGTTTGGCTAAGTTACAGGTAACATGAAAGCAGTCCAAGTTGTGATAATGTTGTTGGCTCTTTCCTAATTTAGGAATTGGAAAGACCTCTAGTTTTTTTTTTCTTTGCTAAATCGTTTTACCCAATTTGCAGGTAGTTCGTAGATACTGGGAAAGAAATGATGTTAAGAACACGATAGGTTCGATGGAGAAGATGGCTGATAATGCTGTAAGTTTCCCTCTATTTCTACTACTAATAGAGTTATTATCTGAGAAAAAGATTAGCAGCTCAAGCAACTCTTCTTATTCATTTTTGTTTTACAGGTTACCGCGGATGTGCTGAGTATAATCACCGAGAGAAATGAGATTATGACACTGGATACTTGTACCTCCCTTCTTCCCATTCTGGCAGCTCTTCTAGCAAGTGACATGGATCAGTAAGCATTAACAAAGTTGAATCTTTACGAACATAGATACAATACATTTGCGGTTTGCGTTCTAACGATACAATATTTTATATTTAGGCATTTGAGCGTTTCCCTGGATTTGCTGCTTAAGCTGGTTAGAATGTACGGGTCACCAATTTACTCATCACTGTCCGCTCCAGCATCTGTTGGTGTGGATATCGAAGCCGAGCAAAGGTTGGCTTGGTTTTTAAACCTTATCTCTGCCATCATGTATCTTAATATCGATAGCGTACTCTCATGGAAACATGTTTGACTGCTATGTAGGATTGAGCGCTACAGTCGTTGCTTTGTGGAGCTAGAGAAAGTTAAAGCCTGCCTTCCCTCGCTGTCAAGGTAAAAAACCTCGTAATCTAGTGAAACGTGAAGGTTTCATAGTTTTCTCATTAATGATGATGTAACCATCTATGTTGGGCTTTGTGTAGAAGAGGAGGTTTGGTGGCCAAGTCTGTGCTTGAACTCAACTTAGCATTTCAGGAAGTTTCATCATAATCACTCCGAATCCCAGAAAAGCACAGAGCAAAGCCCATCTTCTTAGTGGCATCGTCCCAAGTCCTGTGCTTGTTTTTTTTTTTTAAATGTGGATTTGGTTCCAAAGGGGAGTCTAACAAAAAAAAAACTAAAGCTGATGATACTCTTACTAAGTTAACCAAAAGAGTTTGGAAGGCTAGAATCACTCCCGAGTTGGCTGCTTCAGGTGGCCACTCCGTGACTTTTATCACCCAGTTACTAATATTTGTCTTTGCTTTGGGGAAGTGTATTGCTCTAACTATGGTGTGTGTAGAGAGAGCCGTATGGGCTGTGTATTGCTCTCCTAGTTCTTATATGAATACTAAAAATATCTGCTCTTTAGAAATAGACATGTTCAGTGTTCTTCTCTCAACTCAGCAATAGATTTTTTTTCTTTTTAAATGGTTTCTTGGATTTGATCTCCTGTCAGCAATCTTATTATGTTCTACGTTCTTAATTTATGAGCCGTATGTGACCAATCAAAGGGATTTAATTCAAATCCTAAATGAGTGACTAAAACTTCTTCAATTTTGAAGAGAGAGTTCTTGACTATAACCACCATCAATGCAATCTGTTAATCTGTTACATTTGATGATCACCGAGAAATATTTTACTGCAATTATTTAAAACTAAGTTAAAGAGGCCAAATAAAAATGTACAACATCTATAGATAAGATGAA is a genomic window containing:
- the LOC106306857 gene encoding katanin p80 WD40 repeat-containing subunit B1 homolog, whose product is MTSTKRAYKLQEFVAHSAAVNCLKIGRKSSRVLVTGGEDHKVNLWAIGKPNAILSLYGHSSGIDSVTFDASEVLVAAGAASGTIKLWDLEEAKLVRTLTGHRSNCISVDFHPFGEFFASGSLDTNLKIWDLRKKGPIHTYKGHTRGVNVLRFTPDGRWVVSGGEDNIVKVWDLTAGKLLTEFKCHEGQIQSLDFHPHEFLLATGSADRTVKFWDLETFELIGSGGPETSGVRCLSFNPDGKTVLCGLQESLKIFSWEPIRCHDGVDVGWSRLSDMNVHEGKLLGCSYNQNCVGVWVVDLSRTEPCNTGDADQSNGQAEKKSGSGRDSVVLNDNNSKTIPGKLSVSQNVDPLLKETKSLGRLSVTQNSDPSTKETKAVGRSSTSHSSESKPLGRLSVSQNSDVAKESRTLSSTGSVPSTPHRVSLASVSKAAVSNAATSRRNFTKANPKGNPVNKAADFIQVFVPREDPRVEQAAESRAELDIIARTMPYSLQAADSRRSPSSKNNQDLPNAPVLEMSDSQPVEPSDIPDKNTFPSGKGGMRGAAERSINDFRYKRYGRSNSRSRMGSPPRNHDENYDLVVSHKSSREPSPTESRKGGRFQTLVINRERRGRFSNFEGPVSNFPSGGNAAAPNIHPSNMFKQRGNHMPVEQGIESPSEDNIVEDIMGKHDQFVSSMQSRLAKLQVVRRYWERNDVKNTIGSMEKMADNAVTADVLSIITERNEIMTLDTCTSLLPILAALLASDMDQHLSVSLDLLLKLVRMYGSPIYSSLSAPASVGVDIEAEQRIERYSRCFVELEKVKACLPSLSRRGGLVAKSVLELNLAFQEVSS